Below is a window of Perca flavescens isolate YP-PL-M2 chromosome 12, PFLA_1.0, whole genome shotgun sequence DNA.
AATCTATAAACATAACGAGGACACAGTTTCAGACATGTGAAGTTCTGTACACTGTTTAGTATTGCAGAGAGCATGAGGAATAATTCTGATATCTGTGCTGCAAACAGGCAGTAAATATTCTTACTATGAgtaaatatatgaatgaaaaatgaatgaatgaattggtGACTTCACGGCTTCTTAACGTGATGTTTATCTAAAATGGGAACCTGACCTTGTTTCTGTTTACCTGATAACAGATTTTAGTCATTGTGGCACTGtatgtttaaaataatttgttgTAAGCAGATTCCAAagcaaatatatagtttttattatgtACAATTCTACcttaatatttacattttcacaaactgtggaaaacaacaaaacacatagCTTATTACAAATTATTATAATTGTAACATATCAGTTATGTCAGTGTGACAGCACTGACGTCAGAATGTGCATAAAATTACACATCTAGATAGCATCTATTGCTTTTGTGAGACAACAATGAACTTAAGATGGTGTGCAAATGTAGATACCCGCTCATGCACTTGCATCTTGGGTGGAGGGTGTTGCATGTACCACATACACTTCCTGGCGCCCCACACAGAAAGTCCCTAGCATTTTCAATACATAATTGTCGCATCTCTGGGAAATTTTTTGCTTTACAATGGTTATCACAGCATTTGCTAATGTACAACTGTAGCCATTTTTGGCCTTGACCCATCCTTTTCCATTATACCAGCTGTTTGTAAACAAACTCTCTTCAGCTTTTTTAGGACAGAGCTGACTTCTCTTCTCTAAAACTGTCATATGTGGCTGTGGCCAACTCCAAAGCATGTCTTCTCCAACTCAGAAGGAAGGCATGAATGTGTTGAAAATAGGTGCTTTCGGTGTGAAAGAATCCCCACCAGTGCTCCCAGGACAAGCAAACACATACACCACAGCTTCTCTCAGGTAGTCCAGCATTGGGCTCTGTTTCACAGTGCAGCttctaaaaaaacacaatctCTCAGGTATCTGTTTTATTTACATCTTCGCCGATTCTGACGTAGAGTCCAGTAGAGCCAGATAGATGTCAGACCTGAGGAATCGTGGGTAAGAGTCCCTCTCCATTAGCCCGTAGACGATCCTCCGGGCATCGTCAAAACACTCTGTGGTGGTCGTCTTCATGTTCCGCCTGATCAGCTCTCTGGTCTTGTGATCAATGTTGATctggaaggaaagaaaaaataatgcagATGGTAAAAAAAGTAGCAGCAGGGGTGATATTGCAAAAAGAACTGTAAATCTGTCTGCATTATAAACAAAGCTGTGCTTACCTCTCTCGGAGCCTCAGCTTGAATGTAGCGTTTAAAGATCTTTTTGGCCCTGGAGGACATCCTGAAGGAAGACTTGATCTTCTTAAAGTCCTCACAGACCAGCCAAAACTcaatgttttcatcactaaactCTGACTTCAAGAAGGCATGGAATATCTTTATGCCATCTAAACAGATATAAAAAATTAGCCGTTAGCCAGCGTTGAGGAAGAATACTGACAATGAAATTTGACTATGGGACTACGTATTGATTAACTTACATTTGGATGATAGAAGTCTCTCTAGTGAATGGGACCACTGGGACATCTCCTCGAAACAAAGCCTGCAAAACAGGAGTGCACTGTCACTCACATGTCCAACAAATATGCCAACAGTTTAGATGTTTAGTTTCCAATGGAAAGGTTTTCTTTACTTACCCCTCAGTGTTCTCGACTTGAGATGATCTACACTGCAGCCGAGACTTCAGGTTTCCTCTTCTGGTCAACCCAAACACAAACCAACAATGGTTATTTTACTAACGTGGTCTTAATACTAAAAAGGTTGATCATCAGCATCAGTTATGATAAAATATTTACCTCTTCTTGTTATTAGTGTCCATGGTGAGTTGCTGCAGCTCCCTTGGTGGTGATGCGACTAGACTCGGCATGGCAACAATGCTTTGTACGGAGGTGATGTACGTTGGGCTGCTCTTTGAGAGTTGTGAGATCTGCGACTGCCACTGAGTCTGTTTGATGAATTTGCTCAGTGTCAACTTATATATCTACAGCACATGTCTGAAATGAGGTTGGTTAGTAGCGTCACAACATCATGCtgaactaaccacagaaaaAGAGGAAGTTGGGTATGACGTTAACCTGCGCAGGCTGCAAATACAGTCTGTGTACTGTACTTAGACCTGTagacttgtttgttttaaagtcTGAGGATGCAAATGGGGCAGTGGAAAATTCATCAGAAGATAGGCAAATACTTTAGTATCTGTTCTAGACCAGTCTGCCTCGAGAACCAATGTTGAACCACTGTTTCATGTTTTGGAAACAATCTTCCctttacaaatgaaaaggtGAACTCATAACATGAGCAATATAATGCTTACTTGCTTAATTCAATACACTGAGGGGATTTTGCTGCTACAGCCTTACTCTGCAAAAGCAAAACCTGTATGAGCACTAGCTTTTGGTTGCTAAATAGCAAACTAGCCAAAAGCAATAGGTCAACATTTtctattttgggaaatacgcttatttgctttcttgccaaaagTTAGTTGAGAAGGTAGATGTCACTCTCACGTCTGTAAAGCTACAGCTAGCAtccgcttagcttagcataaatactggAGGGAGGGGGAAACAGTTAGCTTGACTCTGTCCAAAGTTAACAAAATTCAGCAtctcttctcatctaactcagtGTGTTCTTTGGTTTCATAAATCATTCAGATCTATCGGATAGGAAATATGGGGGGAAACAGAGTGGCATAACATAAAACACAAGTCGCCCACCAGAACTAAACCAGGGACACTGTGGTTGTGTGACTAAACCGCCCAAGTGTTTCCATTTTAGACAAGAGTGCTGGCAAAAAAACAGTAAcataatcaattatttattttattgacttcCTGTTATGTTGACAGGAAGCTGtgacaaaacaaacactttaaCAGAGAACATGATCAATCCTTTGTTATCTTAGGTTTCTAAATGTCTTTCCGTGTAAGCAATATGACACTGATCAGGActttttgaaattgaaattgttgctgttttttatgACAACTTTATGTTGAAAAATTCTTCAGTCAGGTTTACAGCTTGTTGTATCTGCTTTTAGGCAATTCAATTTGAGAACCTTAGCCCTAATCCTAAAACATCTtgataaaaaaacatctatCACCAAGCTGCTCACATTTCCAACACTGGTACCCTCCAAGTTTAAGAAATACACTGCAGCAGTCAGCAATGGACACCACTTCCATCACTGAATGTCTAATAACCTATTACATCATGTAAGTTCCTGATTTCATACGTGATGCAGAATGATTGAACTTTCACATTTTCAGCCAACATGGTCCAATTTGTTACATAGTCGTGTCAATGctgtatataaaaacatcctTGGCCTCGGAGAAAGACCAAAACAGTTGGCAAAACTGCTTCTTTCAGCtcatgaaatgttcatgccaaaTAGCTTTCATGCACACTTTCTTTACATCTCATGTGGACTAATTTAGTGTAATTCTCTCTACTCACGGTAAAATGTCAGTTgctcaaaaatacagttcagttaaagcaacactatgtaacttttcccactttggtccccctacaggttgtctcattggaactacagctgcagctaaaagttacagtgttgttttaaaggagaattcgggccaatttttacgttaatcttgatcgctatacaTATGCGAGTACTTTCAATTGAAAAAAACCCGACCTGAATCGGtcctagcaaactggagttgctgcagctacttCTAAGagcttcatcctctggggaccataaaTGTCCTtgaaatttcatggcaatccattcagtagtttttgagatattttagtccaGAGCAAAGTGATGGACCGACGACCCTAAGTTTACGATGAGGCAAAAGACATATCCTGAGTGAAGGGGAACTTTAAGTGTCTTcgtgaaaatgtgtttctacAGGATATCCTGCAAATTGTcattcttttactttttgttataACTTATTATTCTACTTTATCCTGATTTATTTGATGTACCTACCTTTTATTTCAATGTCATCCTGCTTTTGTGCCTCAGTCTGCCATTGTTTTGCTTTCATTTTTCAATGAATCTGCACTTACAGCTGCATTACTTCTAACCCTACCCTAACTTGAGCAACAATTGATGCATGCATGATGTTCACAGTGATTCCCACAGTATCTCGTGTCTACAAGCTGATTTTCTCTACAGTTGTGATACAATTGAAAACCATGGCAACACATTTCAATGTGTACAAGAATGTATACATATTTTGCAAGACATGTAGAGAACAATATTGAGTAAAGGCATGGGCTaaagcatgcacaaaaaatgccattttggatatatatttattaatattacaTCTAAATCAACACATCTTATTAAAACTAAAAAGTGTAAGTATGCTAACAAGCTGCAAGCTTGATAAATGTGGTGATATGAAATGCACATTCAGAACATACCAAAGTGTTTCAGTAAACTTCATGAGTTGCTTTTTAATCATAGGTAAGTAGGCCACTTTTTGTCACATTGTCTTTGTTTATGTTAGTTTTCCTGACAGGAAATGTTTTGTGTTAGAAGGCTGCTGTTGATGGCTTGCTGTAGGGACATAAACGGTTATCTCAGACATTTTCTTATCGGTTGCAGCATACATCTGTGAGTTTCCTCCATCAACTGCTGTCACTCTGAGAATTATAACTTTGCTAAGTTTCTGTCACACTTCCTGCAAACAATATTTATTGCAGTTTTGCAGGGCTACACGTTGCTACACGTATAACGAGTGTAGATTCAACATGGTTTGTCAAACGCAATTCTGTACCCAACAAATTTAACCCTTCTCCTACAAAGGGTGAGTACAACCAGGGTTGTCTAAACTAGAGGAAGTTGTGGTGAGCTGTCTGCACAACATTGTGTTGTACAGCAACTTAAAATACATCCCCCACATCCAATGACACCAACACAAAAAGAACTGAATGTTCTGCCTGCACATGGAGAAACAATGCTGTGCTACTTCCactttacaaacacaaaaaaacacatcagacAATAAACACGTGAAGGTCGTTCATGCTAAAAGGGAACAATGTAACTTTAACATTTTAGGCTTCATGTTCTTTTCATTTATATCCTACATGCTGATTTTACTCTCTTTTGTGGATCTGAACATGTTTAAAAGTGGCCCTGctttgttttgctcttttgtatttgtatgttttttacaTAAACAATAGTACATAAGCTTGTACATCTACCATGTCCTATAACTAGACACAAAATTAAATGCCAAAATCGTGGATGCAGTCTTTACTATAATAATAGTATAGACAGTATAGTATATTTGTATAGTATAATACCATTTAAAACTCAGCATGACACATCCTACACTAATCTTCATTTGAAGGGAGATTTACATAAAGGACATTTTCTCATCACTTCTGATTCAAAGATACTTTTTCACGATGAATGAATTCCAACTGAAATGTCACCAGAagtgcacccccccccccccactcaccctcccccccctcccccccacccccacccccacccctgtGTGTCTGGCAAATTTAATTTGAGACATAGTTGATTCATACAGTTCCTCTTCACAATGTACAAACTTCTTCTAACTGCGGTTGAGATGTTGCAGAAATACaccacacaaagagagaggtgtgtgacggtttttcctttttcttctttttgggtTGTGTGCTCTTATTCATTTAATGATGATGCTGTTTGAAGGACTCTGTTGCCATCtggtgtattattatttttttgtaccATATTATGAGCATATCACAGTATACAGACAAGTCTTCTTTGACAACAACAAAGGAGATTTGCATCACATTCAAAATAACCACACCCTAATGTCATTTAACTAAAtagattttgtttttaagatatttctggaacaagaaaacacaaaaatgagACAGATGTTTAACAATACACTTACATATTTATTTGGATGTTAAATTTAATTTCTTAGAGTATATTAGgatttatatttgtataatcAATTAAAGTGTTGATAATACTTTACAATAAaggaattatttttattattaacttCATGGGGCATAATAACATAATTAAAGAGATAAAGTATAACACAAGCCAAACATTATCTTGAGCTGCAACTGTCTACTGAATCACACAGGTTGAGAAAAGCTATTTCTGCTACACTTGGGATCTGGATTGTATGGCATAAACCTGTTATCCACACTGAAATCAAAGAGTGCCACAGCAGATCAGAGTTGGAGAGAAGATTTCACGAGCCTTCGTCTGAGAGGCTGTCAGTTTTAAAACAGTCACCTTGAATCAGTTCTCCTCAGGAGTCCCTGATAGATGTCAGATTTTAGGAAGCGCGGGTAGCAATCCCTGGCCATCAGAGAGTAGATGAGCTTCTGTGCCGTATCAAACGAAGTCAGGGAAGGCTGGGAGATGTTCTTGGTTATGTTTTCTCTGGTACCGCAATCTATGTTGATCTGGAATCAAACAATATTGCCCGGGGGCGTCTTAAAGCAACTATTTTCATCATCCTTCTCTATAATGTTCTAAATAGTTTGCACAGTACATTTCTGAGGTTTTACCAgcctaaaacacacaaatacacatcttTATAGCAGTATCACTACAGGCCTGCTGAATTGAGATTATTGTATTGCATTTTTGAAATTTTCCAGCTTGCAGTCGTTTACCTGTCTGGGCGCTTCTGTTTGGACAAACTCTGAGTAGATCCTGTTGGCAGAGGAGATCATCTCTGGCACCGTCttgatttttttatattcctCACAGGCGAGCCAAAAGAGAATGTTCTCCTCGCTATACTCGGACTTCAGGAACTCCCGGAAAGCTATCTGTCCAGCTAGACAGACGATAGTAAGCAGGTAAGAAACAATACATGCAATcaagtatatatacacaatcAGAAGAGACTCTCACCTTTACAACTGAGGACTTTGTCCACAGACTCACTCCAAGTCTCAACATCCCCCAGTGGATCCTTGGGAAAGCAACACAATCTACCCTTGAAAAGAGCATCAAGATCTATCACTAGCCCAGTTATCTGTGAACTCCACAGCACATATCACCTGCAAACCACACTGGCAGTTATTAAGCATTTATAGTATGTGTTATGTCTTAAGATGACTTATAAACAGTTCAATGCATTGAGCACCTGACAGCAACCTCACATCACTACAAGCTGCTTCAAAAATTAAGGCACAATGCAAAGTGAGACTTACAGTGAGTGAAAACCTCCTTGGTATTTTCCACATGGCTGCTGTAAGCTGTTGCCTGCTGAAAATGGTAAAGGCCCAATAATCAAATATGCAGTAACTCACTTTATCGCCATCTCCTCGTCCTCTACGATGGGAGACAGAGATAAGATCCTGCCAGACTGAAGTGGTGTTGTGATTGTTTGGTAGCGAGGGAGTGAAGGGACTGAACAAATCTAAATGACCCCCACCTAACATGAATGGAATATATGGAAATCTGTATGCAAAATGTTGTTGTTGGGAGAGACCGGGCATTCTTCTGGGAGAGAGCTCGGCTGTGATTTGAGCTGACCGCACCTGTTTGTCCAAAACAGTGGTCATCATTAAAGTGGATGTAACAATATGAGGGTGGcagacagatatatatataatttatgcAGTTTAATTCagttcatttatatatatatatatatatatatatatatatatatatatatatatatatatatatatatatatatatatatatatatatatatatatatatatatataaatgaactGAATTAAACCAAATCATTCTAGATTACAGAATGCTTTAGTTTTTCATTCATCAGTAGGAACTATGTTTTTATGATTATAATCAGGAATATGGCAACATAATTGCCTGCTGTGGTGGAGTACTACATGACAAATTCATAATAATATTTAACTACAGGAATAAGCAATGGTCAGGAAGCTCCGGGGAAAGTTCCTGACCATAAACAAATAGCCATAAACAAATTCACTATTAAGGAAAACTCTCGTCATGCTGCCATTTGCATATCTGCAGTGTTCCTTATTCACCAAGGTGACAAAAGCATAAACAAGCACTTATTTATGAATGTGTCTCATACTTCAGTTGATGTAGGTGATCACTAACCCTTGAAACAGAAAGGGTTTTTGATTTGGACAGAAATTTTGCATGTCCATAGATTAGTTGACCACTTTTGCAGCTCTGCACTGGTGTTGGAATAAAGAAAAGATGTGATGGATGAAATGTTAAGAGATCACAGAGGTTATTACAATTTATCTTGAGGGGAACAGGGATGTGTGTACCAAATGTCAAAGTAGGAAAACGTACCTAGTTTAGTGCCAATCCATTTAGCACATGATGAGATATTTCTCAGGTTACAACTGTGGAAAACTGTGACTTGTTGGTGGTActacaggaaaagtcagaggatcaacACAGTCTTTGGGATTCATCCTCTAGGGCTTGTGAATATATGTACAACatgttatacagtacaggccaaaagtttggacacaccttctcattcaatgtgtttctttattttcatgactatttacattgtagattctcactgaaggcatcaaaactatgaatgaacacatatggaattatgtacttaacaaaaaagtgtgaaataactgaaaacatgtcttatattttagattcttcaaagtagccaccctt
It encodes the following:
- the rgs1 gene encoding regulator of G-protein signaling 21, which translates into the protein MTTVLDKQDPLGDVETWSESVDKVLSCKAGQIAFREFLKSEYSEENILFWLACEEYKKIKTVPEMISSANRIYSEFVQTEAPRQINIDCGTRENITKNISQPSLTSFDTAQKLIYSLMARDCYPRFLKSDIYQGLLRRTDSR
- the rgs13a gene encoding regulator of G-protein signaling 13, giving the protein MPSLVASPPRELQQLTMDTNNKKRRGNLKSRLQCRSSQVENTEGLCFEEMSQWSHSLERLLSSKYGIKIFHAFLKSEFSDENIEFWLVCEDFKKIKSSFRMSSRAKKIFKRYIQAEAPREINIDHKTRELIRRNMKTTTTECFDDARRIVYGLMERDSYPRFLRSDIYLALLDSTSESAKM